TGGAGCTCCTGGCCTCGGGCATGACCCCGGAGGAGATCCTGGCGGACTACCCTGACCTGGAGTCCGAAGACCTCCAGGCGGTCCTCCTCTACGCGGCCAGGCTGGCCGAGGGAGGGGCTACGACGCCCTGCACACCCGCGAGCTTCCCCGGGGCAACGCCACGCCGGACCAGGAGATATGCGCCCTCTCCCTGCGGGAACGGCGGGTGGTGGTCACCAAGGACGGGGACTTCGTCCAAGACCTGCTCCTCCGAAAGGAGCCCTACAAGCTCCTGCTGATCTCCACCGGCAACATCCGCAACCGGGACCTCGAAGAGCTCTTCCTGCGCAACCTCCCTACCCTGGCCTCCCTTCTGAAGGACCACACCTTTGTGGAGCTTGGCCGGGATTTCATCACCGTGCACTTCTGAAGCTTCCCCCTCCACCTCCTAGCTGCGAAGGCCGGGTTTAGCCTTTATGCACCCCCGAAGTGGGCCTCTCTCGCCCCCTCCTTCTGCCGCCTTTATGCACCTTTACCCCCCTCAAGTCGCATAAACCCCGCAGGCTTTGTCCCTGCGGGGCGAGTTTTGTGCGCGAAAGGTGGCTT
This genomic window from Thermus aquaticus contains:
- a CDS encoding DUF433 domain-containing protein, whose protein sequence is MDQGDLLARISVDPEVNHGQPTVRGLRYPVKVLLELLASGMTPEEILADYPDLESEDLQAVLLYAARLAEGGATTPCTPASFPGATPRRTRRYAPSPCGNGGWWSPRTGTSSKTCSSERSPTSSC